In one window of Vibrio sp. JC009 DNA:
- a CDS encoding molybdopterin guanine dinucleotide-containing S/N-oxide reductase — protein sequence MDNLTRRSFLKGSGATAGALAITSLVPMSVNAKSNKGQGVLTASRMGPLYAVVEDGKLVSTEGALPKTVPNSLQHTGPDQVHTKARIKYPMVRKSYLENPENPAKPRGKDEYVRVSWDEALKLIHDQHMRIRGKYSDESVFAGSYGWRSSGVLHKGRELLRRYMSLAGGYTSHLGDYSTGASQIIMPHVMGSIEVYEQQTTHPVVMENSDVVVLWGMNPMNTLRIAWTSTENTGIEFFHQLKKSGKTLICIDPMRSETIDFFGDAAQWIAPHPFTDTAMMLGVAYSLVEKNKHDKEFLNKYTVGYDKFEEYLLGKTDGTPKTPAWAEAICGVPAKQMEVLADIFSSNRTMLMSGWSMQRQQHGEQRHWMLATLAAMLGQIGLPGGGFGLSYHYSNGGNPTRDGGVLPAMGATVGKAGKSGARSASKEAVNAVPAARIIEAIENPGMKYMHNGHELTFPNLKMIWWTGGGNFTHHQDTNRLIKAWQKLELSVVSEIYWTAAAKHADVVLPITTSFERNDLTMTGDYSKQHIVPMPQVIEPQFEALNDFEVFARMSELLIPGEGRKIFTEGKEEMDWLKYFYDEAAKGAKRARVRMPKFQQFWKKNELIEMKPNKKNAKFVRHEKFRKDPVMNPLGTPSGKIEIYSKTIEGFGLKDCPAHPTWMVPDEWAGNAKKNELTLITSHPAHRLHSQFNYAKLRDEYAVANREPITINSEDAKARGIANGDLVRAYNGRGEILVGAVVTDGIKQGTVCVHEGAWPDQDENGLCRNGGPNVLTRDIPASRLSNGCAANSSLVRIEKYQGKAPGLMAFTPPKNA from the coding sequence ATGGATAATCTTACCCGCCGTAGTTTTCTGAAAGGTTCTGGTGCAACCGCTGGTGCACTGGCTATTACTTCGCTCGTTCCTATGAGCGTAAACGCAAAGTCTAACAAAGGTCAGGGAGTACTTACGGCGTCTCGCATGGGGCCCCTGTACGCAGTAGTAGAAGACGGAAAGCTGGTCTCAACTGAAGGCGCACTACCAAAAACAGTGCCAAACAGCCTGCAGCATACCGGCCCTGATCAGGTTCATACTAAGGCTCGTATCAAGTACCCTATGGTACGTAAAAGCTACCTGGAAAACCCTGAAAATCCGGCTAAGCCTCGTGGTAAAGACGAGTACGTGCGAGTGTCATGGGATGAAGCTCTGAAACTGATCCATGATCAGCATATGCGTATTCGTGGTAAGTACAGCGATGAAAGTGTGTTTGCCGGTTCTTACGGCTGGCGTTCATCCGGCGTTCTGCATAAAGGACGCGAGCTGCTGCGCCGTTATATGAGCCTTGCCGGTGGTTACACCAGCCACCTGGGTGACTACTCTACCGGTGCTTCTCAGATCATCATGCCTCACGTAATGGGTTCTATTGAAGTTTACGAACAGCAGACAACACACCCTGTGGTAATGGAAAACTCAGATGTTGTGGTGCTTTGGGGTATGAACCCGATGAACACGCTTCGTATCGCATGGACATCAACGGAAAACACAGGTATTGAGTTCTTCCACCAGCTGAAAAAATCTGGCAAGACGCTTATCTGTATCGACCCGATGCGCTCTGAAACTATCGATTTCTTCGGCGACGCTGCGCAGTGGATTGCTCCTCACCCGTTCACGGATACTGCCATGATGTTGGGTGTTGCTTATTCTCTGGTAGAGAAGAATAAGCACGATAAAGAGTTCCTGAACAAATACACCGTAGGTTACGACAAATTTGAAGAGTACCTGCTGGGTAAAACAGACGGTACACCAAAAACGCCTGCATGGGCTGAAGCTATCTGTGGCGTACCTGCTAAGCAGATGGAAGTGCTGGCTGATATCTTCAGCTCAAACCGCACCATGCTGATGTCAGGCTGGTCAATGCAGCGTCAGCAGCACGGTGAACAGCGCCACTGGATGCTGGCAACACTTGCTGCAATGCTGGGTCAGATCGGTCTTCCTGGTGGTGGTTTCGGTCTTTCTTACCACTACTCTAACGGCGGTAACCCGACCCGTGACGGTGGTGTATTGCCTGCAATGGGTGCAACGGTTGGTAAGGCTGGTAAGTCTGGTGCCCGCTCTGCATCTAAGGAAGCGGTGAACGCTGTTCCTGCAGCGCGTATTATTGAAGCAATTGAAAATCCTGGTATGAAGTACATGCACAATGGCCATGAGCTGACCTTCCCTAACCTGAAGATGATCTGGTGGACCGGTGGCGGTAACTTTACTCATCACCAGGATACAAACCGTCTGATCAAAGCGTGGCAAAAACTTGAGTTATCTGTTGTTTCAGAGATCTACTGGACAGCCGCAGCTAAGCACGCCGATGTGGTTCTGCCAATCACAACGTCATTTGAGCGTAATGACCTGACAATGACAGGTGACTACTCTAAGCAGCACATTGTTCCTATGCCTCAGGTTATTGAGCCTCAGTTTGAAGCACTGAATGACTTTGAAGTCTTTGCCCGTATGTCTGAGCTTCTGATCCCGGGAGAGGGTCGCAAGATCTTCACGGAAGGTAAAGAAGAGATGGACTGGCTGAAGTACTTCTACGATGAAGCTGCAAAAGGAGCAAAACGTGCCCGCGTTCGTATGCCGAAATTCCAGCAGTTCTGGAAGAAGAACGAGCTGATCGAAATGAAGCCGAATAAGAAGAATGCGAAATTTGTGCGTCATGAAAAATTCCGTAAGGATCCGGTAATGAATCCGCTGGGTACGCCTTCAGGTAAGATCGAGATCTACTCGAAAACCATCGAAGGCTTCGGTCTGAAGGACTGCCCGGCACACCCGACCTGGATGGTGCCTGATGAGTGGGCTGGCAACGCTAAGAAAAATGAGCTGACGCTGATCACTTCGCACCCTGCACACCGTCTGCACAGCCAGTTTAACTACGCTAAGCTGCGTGACGAATATGCGGTTGCAAACCGTGAACCTATCACCATCAACTCAGAAGATGCAAAAGCTCGCGGCATTGCAAACGGTGATCTGGTTCGTGCCTACAACGGCCGTGGTGAGATCCTGGTTGGCGCAGTTGTGACTGATGGCATTAAGCAAGGTACGGTTTGTGTTCACGAAGGTGCATGGCCGGATCAGGATGAAAATGGTCTGTGCCGCAACGGTGGCCCGAACGTACTGACCCGCGATATCCCGGCTTCGCGTCTGTCAAACGGCTGTGCTGCAAACTCTTCACTGGTTCGTATCGAGAAATACCAGGGCAAGGCTCCGGGGCTGATGGCATTCACACCACCTAAAAATGCCTAA
- a CDS encoding NapC/NirT family cytochrome c: MNMKKTIGILLAGLVIGWITLGGTQAIMHSTSDTEFCLSCHSMQIPYEEYQASIHFSNAKGIRAECSDCHIPEEPIDYIWTKIRASKDIYHEFVTGKIDDEEKFEEHRMEMAQMVWDQMKANDSATCRSCHDFGAMDTYEQSENAVKMHEYGQENGLTCIECHKGVAHFPPAAEMDSEAYDSLVTEAGNTPESAKRVYTVSSSEMGELGRINPAVEVEVLSANGNERQVLLHGYQMQGAEQVIYMGEGQRSIIASLTEAGQAALKVGEFKADEYGNNWRSAELTATIDAPVLPSSEPLWTYAEELDNVYCSACHAKIPATHFTVNAWGPVAKGMGERTDISELDLEILTKYFQNHAKDVAGAGH; encoded by the coding sequence GTGAACATGAAAAAAACAATAGGAATTCTGTTAGCTGGTCTGGTAATTGGCTGGATCACTCTTGGTGGTACACAGGCAATTATGCACAGCACCTCAGACACTGAATTTTGTCTGTCCTGTCACAGCATGCAGATTCCGTATGAAGAGTATCAGGCGTCTATTCACTTCTCGAATGCTAAAGGTATTCGTGCTGAGTGCTCTGACTGCCATATCCCGGAAGAGCCGATTGATTATATCTGGACTAAAATCCGCGCCTCTAAAGACATCTATCATGAGTTTGTCACCGGCAAGATAGACGACGAAGAGAAGTTTGAAGAGCACCGTATGGAAATGGCGCAGATGGTGTGGGATCAGATGAAAGCAAACGACTCTGCAACCTGCCGCTCTTGTCACGACTTTGGTGCTATGGACACCTATGAGCAGTCTGAAAACGCCGTGAAGATGCACGAATATGGCCAGGAAAACGGCCTGACCTGTATCGAGTGTCACAAAGGTGTTGCTCACTTCCCGCCAGCCGCTGAGATGGACTCAGAAGCTTATGACAGCTTAGTAACAGAAGCCGGGAATACCCCGGAATCGGCTAAGCGTGTTTATACCGTAAGCAGCTCTGAAATGGGTGAACTTGGCCGCATCAATCCTGCTGTAGAGGTTGAAGTATTAAGTGCTAACGGCAACGAACGTCAGGTGCTTTTGCACGGCTATCAGATGCAGGGCGCTGAGCAGGTTATCTATATGGGTGAAGGACAGCGTTCCATTATCGCCTCTCTTACCGAAGCTGGCCAGGCCGCACTGAAAGTGGGTGAATTCAAAGCAGACGAATACGGCAACAATTGGCGTAGTGCCGAGCTGACAGCCACCATTGATGCACCTGTACTGCCTTCTTCTGAACCTTTATGGACATACGCAGAAGAACTGGACAACGTTTACTGCTCTGCATGTCATGCCAAGATCCCGGCAACCCACTTTACGGTTAACGCCTGGGGACCGGTTGCAAAAGGAATGGGCGAGCGAACAGATATCTCAGAGCTCGACCTTGAAATTCTTACCAAGTATTTCCAGAACCATGCGAAAGATGTCGCTGGCGCTGGTCATTAA